In Macadamia integrifolia cultivar HAES 741 chromosome 1, SCU_Mint_v3, whole genome shotgun sequence, a single window of DNA contains:
- the LOC122073086 gene encoding uncharacterized protein LOC122073086 — translation MIELLLSNSSYFVRKALKINEKNTTGFTALDVLMETKIETLCNGTRADESPTEPSREEIIVFTDNAQGDQNQTDVYKMEKILKHAGAKRSQITCCIPPHSEASKTKMVLSCGVKWLLKVPNFLSFKVDKDTSSDVRNALLVIFVLIVAVTYQTGVNPPGGLWQDNESITSNDSTNSTKLKDKTAGTPVWFDQNPNSFQVLMLCNYAGFLVSLVMVFNLTEGYPLRGPILLALLFMLLTYGLSIRLLFLGSGTLALLFHGMILTVPLPVALVLLVATANWIWEIK, via the coding sequence ATGATAGAGCTGCTGCTTTCCAATTCTAGCTATTTTGTTAGAAAGGCTCTGAAAATAAACGAGAAGAACACAACGGGATTCACAGCCTTGGATGTCTTAATGGAAACAAAGATTGAAACACTGTGTAATGGAACCAGGGCTGATGAATCTCCAACAGAACCCAGCCGGGAGGAGATAATAGTTTTCACCGATAACGCCCAAGGAGATCAAAATCAAACAGATGTATACAAAATGGAAAAGATCCTTAAACATGCAGGTGCTAAGAGGAGTCAAATAACTTGTTGTATACCACCACACAGTGAAGCTTCTAAAACAAAAATGGTGTTAAGTTGTGGAGTTAAATGGTTACTTAAGGTTCCCAATTTCCTAAGTTTCAAGGTTGATAAAGACACTTCAAGCGACGTTCGCAATGCTTTGTTAGTGATTTTTGTTCTCATCGTCGCGGTGACATACCAAACTGGAGTTAACCCTCCAGGAGGTCTTTGGCAAGATAATGAATCCATCACCAGCAACGACAGCACCAACAGCACCAAATTAAAGGATAAGACTGCAGGAACACCAGTTTGGTTTGATCAGAACCCAAACTCTTTCCAAGTTCTAATGCTCTGTAACTATGCAGGGTTTCTTGTATCTCTTGTCATGGTTTTCAATCTTACAGAAGGATACCCTTTACGCGGTCCAATTCTGCTAGCCTTACTCTTTATGTTGCTTACTTATGGATTATCGATTCGTCTACTGTTTCTGGGTTCAGGTACTCTTGCTCTGTTGTTCCATGGCATGATATTGACTGTTCCATTGCCTGTTGCATTAGTCCTTTTGGTTGCTACAGCAAATTGGATATGGGAGATTAAGTAG